A window of Acidimicrobiales bacterium genomic DNA:
CTGTGCGTGGAATGCAAGAGCGGGGGGCTGTCGCGGCGCTGACGCCGGCCCGCCACCGGGCGGGGCGATGGTCGCGGGGCCAGCTCCTCACCGGTGCGCTGATCGGCGTCCTGGTCGTGGTGGCGGACCAGCTCTCGAAGTCCCTCGAGCAGAACGCGCTGGCGGGCGGGCCCTCGCACGTGCTCGGGCCCCTCGACCTCGAGCTGACCTACAACTCGGGGGCCGCCTTCGGTGTCGGCCGCGGCCTGGCGCCGGTCCTGATCGTGGCCGGGGTGGCGCTGGTCCTGGTCGTGTTCTACGGGCGGACCGTCCGGGGCCGGTCCGGGGCGGTGGCGGCCGGCCTCCTGCTCGGCGGGGCGCTGTCCAACCTCGGGGACCGGCTGTTCCGGGGCCACGGCGGGGCGGTCATCGACTGGATCCATCTCTCCCACTGGCCGACGTTCAACGTGGCCGACTCGTGCGTCGTGGTCGGAGTGGGCCTGCTCCTGCTGGCGAACCTCCGCAGCCCGGACGGCGCCACCGCCCCCGCCGGGGGATGAGCCCGCCGAGCAGCGCCGAGATCCCCGAGGCCCTGGTGGGCCAGCGCCTCGATCGTGTCGTGTCGATGGTGACCGGGCTGCCCCGCGCCGAGGCGGCCGGCCTGGTCACGGGAGGAGCCGTGCGGGTGGGGGGCGACCCCGCCACCCGGGGATCCCGCCGCATGGCGCTCGGCGAGGTCGTCGAGATCACCACCACCCCGGGCGAGGCTGCCCCTCCCGCCCCCGACCCCTCCGTGCCCCTTCACGTCGTGCACGAGGATCGCGAGCTGGTGGTGGTCGACAAGCCCGCCGGGCTGGTCGTGCATCCCGGGGCCGGCAACCGGGGCGGCACCCTGGTCAACGGCCTGCTGGCGCGCTACCCGGAGATGGCCCGGGTCGGGGACCCGGAGCGGCCGGGCATCGTCCACCGCCTCGACAAGGGCACGTCCGGGCTGCTGGTGGTGGCCCGCACCTCCGGGGCCTACGCCGCCCTCGTGGCGATGCTGGCCGGGCGCCAGGTGAGCCGCGCCTACCTGGTGCTCGTGGCCGGGGCGGTCGAGTCCGATCGGGGTGTCGTCGACGCGCCGGTGGGCCGGTCCGCCCGCCAGCCCACCCGGATGGCGGTCACCGCCGGGGGGCGGGGGGCCCGCACCCGGTACGAGGTCCGGCGCCGCTTCCCCCCGACATCCGAGGGCCGATCGCTGACCCTCCTCGAGTGCTCGCTGGAGACGGGCCGGACCCACCAGATCCGGGTCCATCTGGCCGCCATCGGCCATCCGGTGGCGGGCGACCCGGCCTACGGGCGGGGCGGGGCGGCGGCCCTGCTCCCGGGTCTGGCCCGCCCGTTCCTCCACGCCCACCGCCTGGCCTTCGAGCACCCGGCGGGCACCGGCC
This region includes:
- the lspA gene encoding signal peptidase II, producing MQERGAVAALTPARHRAGRWSRGQLLTGALIGVLVVVADQLSKSLEQNALAGGPSHVLGPLDLELTYNSGAAFGVGRGLAPVLIVAGVALVLVVFYGRTVRGRSGAVAAGLLLGGALSNLGDRLFRGHGGAVIDWIHLSHWPTFNVADSCVVVGVGLLLLANLRSPDGATAPAGG
- a CDS encoding RluA family pseudouridine synthase; this translates as MSPPSSAEIPEALVGQRLDRVVSMVTGLPRAEAAGLVTGGAVRVGGDPATRGSRRMALGEVVEITTTPGEAAPPAPDPSVPLHVVHEDRELVVVDKPAGLVVHPGAGNRGGTLVNGLLARYPEMARVGDPERPGIVHRLDKGTSGLLVVARTSGAYAALVAMLAGRQVSRAYLVLVAGAVESDRGVVDAPVGRSARQPTRMAVTAGGRGARTRYEVRRRFPPTSEGRSLTLLECSLETGRTHQIRVHLAAIGHPVAGDPAYGRGGAAALLPGLARPFLHAHRLAFEHPAGTGRLELSSPLPADLEAVLDPLG